From the genome of Sphingomonas sp. HMP6, one region includes:
- a CDS encoding LysR substrate-binding domain-containing protein, whose translation MRRLPPLTAIEAFVQVARTGSIKAASQELALSPPALSRRIQALERFIGRPLFERRHQAVVLNADGERLLAQIAPALDQLSDAVEVMTSNTDVLRLRLGILPLFASQRLFPRLGELRTKHPELHLDIDTAQHGLARLGEGLDAVIALAREIDPTLYARRLDRNQVYVIGARTLVEREDPVVRPEQLAGLTALVHRDMPDTFSAWRAAAGLAELEPLAVDHFDSGALMLEAAAQGLGIAFMHESHFEDARDDRIVRLFDIAVESPYSYWFACRPRALATRPVKLFHDWLIATIAEPGV comes from the coding sequence ATGCGCAGGCTGCCACCGCTGACCGCGATCGAGGCGTTCGTCCAGGTCGCGCGGACTGGGTCGATCAAGGCCGCATCGCAGGAGCTTGCACTTTCGCCACCGGCGCTCAGCCGCCGTATTCAGGCGCTCGAGCGCTTCATCGGGCGGCCGCTGTTTGAACGGCGGCATCAGGCGGTCGTGCTCAACGCCGATGGCGAGCGGCTGCTGGCGCAGATCGCACCTGCGCTCGATCAATTGTCCGACGCGGTCGAGGTGATGACCAGCAACACTGATGTGCTGCGGCTACGCCTCGGCATCTTGCCGCTGTTCGCGTCGCAACGGCTGTTTCCGCGCTTGGGCGAACTTCGCACGAAACATCCCGAGTTGCATCTCGACATCGATACTGCGCAGCACGGTCTGGCGCGTCTGGGTGAGGGGCTCGACGCAGTGATCGCGCTCGCGCGTGAGATCGATCCGACGCTCTATGCGCGGCGGCTCGATCGTAACCAGGTCTATGTGATCGGCGCGCGCACGCTGGTTGAGCGCGAGGATCCGGTGGTGCGGCCCGAACAGCTCGCCGGTCTGACCGCGTTGGTCCACCGCGACATGCCCGATACGTTCAGCGCATGGCGGGCTGCGGCGGGCCTCGCCGAGCTCGAGCCACTGGCGGTCGACCATTTCGATTCGGGCGCGCTGATGCTGGAGGCGGCGGCGCAAGGGCTCGGCATCGCCTTCATGCACGAAAGCCATTTCGAGGATGCGCGTGACGACCGGATCGTGCGGCTGTTCGATATCGCGGTGGAAAGCCCGTACAGCTACTGGTTCGCGTGCCGCCCGCGCGCGCTGGCGACGCGCCCGGTCAAGCTGTTCCATGATTGGCTGATCGCGACTATCGCCGAGCCGGGCGTCTAA
- a CDS encoding phage baseplate assembly protein V gives MGNATFFGKYRGRVIDNLDPLLLGRVLVDVPQIPGALLNWALPCVPYAGPNVGFYAIPPIGAHVWVEFEAGDPTFPIWTGCFWSAADALPADVSGGPNAKLFQSDYARLTLDDTPELGGITLRVDTPAVEQPLSITLDSGGISLTCGDSSITLDGMGVRLSVTKTVLAVSGQGVSVTVDDSVVTIPAPHTDPA, from the coding sequence ATGGGCAATGCGACGTTCTTCGGGAAATATCGCGGGCGCGTGATCGACAATCTGGACCCGCTGTTGCTCGGGCGGGTTCTTGTGGACGTGCCGCAAATCCCCGGCGCTCTGCTCAACTGGGCGTTGCCGTGCGTGCCCTATGCCGGACCGAACGTCGGTTTCTACGCGATCCCACCGATCGGCGCGCACGTATGGGTCGAGTTCGAGGCCGGCGATCCCACCTTTCCGATCTGGACCGGTTGTTTCTGGAGCGCGGCGGACGCGCTGCCGGCCGACGTATCAGGCGGACCCAATGCCAAACTGTTCCAGTCCGACTATGCCAGGCTAACGCTCGACGACACGCCGGAATTGGGCGGCATTACGCTGCGGGTCGATACCCCGGCGGTCGAGCAGCCCCTGTCGATCACGCTCGATTCGGGCGGCATCAGCCTGACGTGCGGCGACTCGTCGATCACGCTGGACGGCATGGGCGTTCGCTTGTCGGTGACGAAAACCGTGCTCGCAGTGAGCGGGCAAGGCGTCTCTGTGACGGTCGATGATTCGGTGGTGACGATCCCGGCCCCGCACACCGATCCCGCTTGA
- a CDS encoding peptidylprolyl isomerase, giving the protein MADLPETLTLSLDSGGDVVIKLRGDLAPNHVARIAELANDGFYDGVVFHRVIAGFMAQGGDPTGTGMHGSDKPNLEQEFSKEPHVRGVASMARAQSPNSANSQFFICLDDARFLDGQYTVWGEVTSGMEHVDALPKGEPPRTPGKIVKASAA; this is encoded by the coding sequence ATGGCCGATCTACCCGAAACCCTGACCCTCTCCCTCGACAGCGGCGGCGATGTCGTGATCAAGCTGCGCGGCGATCTCGCCCCAAACCACGTTGCGCGCATCGCCGAGCTGGCGAACGACGGCTTTTACGACGGCGTCGTGTTCCACCGCGTGATCGCCGGCTTCATGGCGCAGGGCGGTGATCCGACCGGCACCGGGATGCACGGGTCGGACAAGCCCAATCTCGAGCAGGAATTCTCGAAGGAGCCGCATGTTCGCGGCGTCGCCTCGATGGCGCGCGCGCAGAGCCCGAATTCGGCCAACAGCCAGTTCTTCATCTGCCTCGACGATGCGCGCTTCCTCGACGGGCAATATACCGTGTGGGGCGAAGTGACGTCGGGCATGGAACATGTCGATGCGCTGCCCAAGGGCGAGCCGCCGCGCACCCCGGGCAAGATCGTCAAGGCAAGCGCCGCCTGA
- the mgtE gene encoding magnesium transporter yields MSETELPETEVETNQLGNQLDGDDRLKPEFVRAVLDAVYDGVPESARALVEPLHPADIADLFELLPAEARTELAKSITDLLDGDVFAEMNDYVREELIDSLSASEVADIASELDTDDAVAIIEDMEPADQREVLRALDPDDRAAIEEALSYPEESAGRLMQRELIAVPEHWSVGDVLDYLRGHDELTTDFWEIFVVDPAHKPVGTVALSWVLRTPRSIAIADVMQREQTLIPVDMDQEEVALRFQKYALISAAVVDTGGRLVGMITVDDVVHIISEEAGEDILKLSGAGEGDINEPIRLTVRTRITWLVVNLGTAMLAASVVGAFQGEIARFALLAVLMPIVSGMGGNAGTQTLAVVVRALATNQLTSSNTQRMIAREFTIAAANGTMLGVLIGFGTWLFFGNIDLAIVIAMSMVINNLIAGLSGVLIPVTLDRLDIDPAVSSAVFVTMMTDVMGFFSFLGLATLFGLGA; encoded by the coding sequence ATGAGCGAGACCGAACTTCCCGAAACCGAGGTCGAGACCAACCAGCTCGGCAACCAATTGGATGGGGACGACCGGCTGAAGCCCGAATTCGTCCGCGCGGTGCTCGATGCGGTGTATGACGGCGTGCCCGAAAGCGCGCGCGCGCTGGTCGAGCCGCTGCACCCCGCCGACATCGCGGATCTGTTCGAACTGCTGCCCGCCGAGGCGCGCACCGAGCTCGCCAAGTCGATCACCGATCTGCTCGACGGTGACGTTTTCGCCGAGATGAACGATTATGTCCGCGAGGAACTGATCGATTCGCTGTCGGCGAGCGAAGTCGCGGATATCGCGTCCGAACTCGACACCGACGATGCCGTCGCGATCATCGAGGATATGGAGCCCGCCGATCAGCGCGAGGTTCTCCGCGCGCTCGACCCCGACGATCGTGCTGCGATCGAAGAGGCGCTGAGCTATCCCGAGGAATCAGCTGGGCGCCTGATGCAGCGCGAGCTGATCGCGGTGCCCGAACATTGGTCGGTCGGCGACGTGCTCGATTATTTGCGCGGCCATGATGAGCTGACCACCGATTTTTGGGAAATTTTCGTGGTCGATCCGGCACATAAGCCGGTCGGCACGGTCGCTTTGTCGTGGGTGCTGCGCACGCCGCGCAGCATCGCCATCGCCGATGTGATGCAGCGCGAACAGACGCTGATCCCGGTCGATATGGACCAGGAAGAGGTGGCGCTGCGTTTCCAGAAATACGCGCTGATCTCGGCCGCCGTGGTCGACACCGGCGGGCGGCTGGTCGGCATGATCACGGTCGACGACGTCGTCCACATCATTTCCGAGGAAGCCGGCGAGGATATCCTGAAGCTCTCGGGCGCGGGCGAAGGCGACATCAACGAACCGATCCGCCTGACGGTGCGCACCCGCATCACCTGGCTGGTGGTCAATCTCGGCACCGCGATGCTCGCGGCGTCGGTGGTCGGCGCGTTTCAGGGCGAGATTGCGCGCTTCGCTTTGCTTGCGGTGCTGATGCCGATCGTATCAGGCATGGGCGGCAATGCGGGGACACAGACGCTCGCCGTCGTCGTGCGCGCGCTCGCCACCAATCAGCTTACCAGTTCGAACACGCAGCGCATGATCGCGCGCGAATTCACCATTGCCGCGGCGAACGGGACGATGTTGGGGGTGCTTATCGGCTTCGGCACATGGCTGTTCTTCGGCAATATTGACCTTGCGATCGTGATCGCGATGTCGATGGTGATCAATAATTTGATCGCCGGGCTGTCGGGCGTGCTGATCCCGGTGACGCTCGACCGGCTCGATATCGATCCCGCGGTATCCTCGGCGGTGTTCGTCACGATGATGACCGATGTGATGGGCTTCTTCTCGTTCCTGGGGTTGGCCACACTGTTCGGGCTTGGCGCTTAG
- a CDS encoding DUF1489 family protein yields the protein MPLHLTKVAFGATSLDHLAERLRQRGEEGPVFLTTRYLPKRHEEIIGGGSLYWIIKHTLVARSPILQFGEAEGGRIAIHIDPALVLTEGRPKRAHQGWRYLEAADAPADLGVGMLAGDAMPAGLIGKLSALGII from the coding sequence ATGCCGTTACACCTGACAAAAGTCGCGTTCGGCGCGACCAGCCTCGATCATCTTGCCGAACGTTTGCGACAGCGCGGAGAAGAGGGGCCGGTGTTCCTGACGACGCGCTATCTGCCCAAGCGGCATGAAGAGATCATCGGTGGCGGCTCGCTCTACTGGATCATCAAGCACACATTGGTGGCGCGTTCCCCGATCCTGCAGTTCGGCGAGGCCGAGGGCGGGCGTATTGCGATCCATATCGATCCGGCGTTGGTGCTGACCGAAGGCCGCCCCAAGCGCGCGCATCAGGGCTGGCGCTATCTCGAGGCCGCTGACGCGCCTGCCGATCTTGGTGTCGGCATGCTGGCGGGCGATGCGATGCCCGCGGGTTTGATCGGAAAACTGTCCGCGCTTGGGATTATTTGA
- a CDS encoding GIN domain-containing protein, giving the protein MTRAPLVLLPIALIFAAPVHAAERSFVVTSFDRLRVDGPFEVRVATRRPPSARVEGTIRASDAVSVRVEGTTLIVSAGPRGWDEVPVIGQPSAPVVYLGTLTLRSATVIGGGQVRIDGPLRGQRIDLQVTGSGGLAIGALDADQLNATVLGPGTMTLGGRGARVRLISSGPGRIDAGAVRGDDVTVRLEGAGAIQATARYTADAISTGIGAITIYGKPACRVKAAAGGPIRCGEIAAAPVK; this is encoded by the coding sequence ATGACCCGCGCGCCGCTCGTTCTCCTACCGATCGCCCTGATCTTTGCCGCCCCGGTGCACGCGGCGGAGCGCAGCTTCGTCGTCACCAGCTTCGATCGCTTGCGCGTGGACGGGCCGTTCGAGGTGCGTGTGGCGACGCGGCGTCCCCCGTCGGCGCGCGTCGAAGGCACGATCCGCGCCTCGGACGCGGTTTCGGTGCGCGTCGAGGGGACGACGCTGATCGTCAGCGCCGGTCCCAGAGGGTGGGACGAAGTGCCCGTGATCGGCCAGCCAAGCGCGCCGGTGGTCTATCTCGGCACGCTGACGCTGCGCAGCGCGACCGTCATCGGCGGCGGGCAGGTGCGGATCGACGGGCCGTTGCGCGGACAGCGGATCGACCTGCAAGTCACCGGGAGCGGCGGGCTCGCCATTGGCGCACTCGATGCCGATCAACTCAATGCCACCGTGCTGGGACCCGGCACGATGACGCTGGGCGGGCGCGGCGCGCGCGTCCGGCTGATCAGCAGCGGGCCGGGCCGGATCGACGCGGGCGCTGTGCGCGGCGATGACGTGACGGTGCGGCTGGAAGGGGCGGGCGCGATCCAGGCGACTGCGCGCTATACGGCAGACGCGATCAGCACCGGGATCGGCGCGATCACGATCTACGGCAAGCCGGCGTGCCGGGTGAAGGCGGCGGCGGGCGGACCGATCCGGTGTGGCGAGATCGCGGCGGCACCCGTCAAATAA
- a CDS encoding head GIN domain-containing protein translates to MNALSLLLIVPLAACSVGADTAGPGVAGSGSGTTRTYAVTDFTGLALRGWDDVDVRVGTGFSVRAEGTSKELDRIKIERVGDTLRIGRKNRSGFDWGGSSEGVKVYVTMPRIIAATIAGSGDMTVDRVEGQRFTVDAAGSGSLNVAMLAVREAKLSMAGSGTITLKGSADRLSVDIAGSGDVDAAGVKATGAAVNVLGSGNVRADVTGPASVSMMGSGDVDLGKGAQCTISKMGSGQVKCGS, encoded by the coding sequence ATGAACGCTCTCTCGCTGCTTCTCATCGTCCCCCTTGCGGCCTGCTCGGTTGGGGCGGACACGGCGGGGCCGGGCGTCGCCGGATCGGGCAGCGGCACAACGCGGACGTATGCGGTGACGGATTTCACAGGCCTGGCGCTGCGCGGATGGGATGATGTCGATGTCCGCGTCGGCACCGGTTTTTCGGTCCGTGCCGAGGGAACGAGCAAGGAGCTCGACCGGATCAAGATCGAGCGCGTCGGCGATACGCTGCGGATCGGGCGCAAAAACCGCAGCGGGTTCGACTGGGGCGGCAGCAGCGAGGGCGTCAAAGTCTATGTCACCATGCCACGGATCATCGCCGCGACGATTGCGGGATCGGGCGACATGACGGTCGACCGGGTCGAAGGACAGCGCTTTACCGTCGATGCCGCCGGATCGGGCAGCCTCAACGTCGCGATGCTCGCCGTGCGCGAGGCAAAACTGTCGATGGCGGGGTCCGGCACCATCACGCTGAAGGGCAGCGCCGACCGCTTGAGCGTGGACATCGCCGGTTCGGGCGACGTGGATGCAGCCGGCGTAAAGGCGACCGGCGCGGCGGTGAACGTCCTCGGATCGGGCAACGTACGCGCCGACGTGACCGGGCCGGCAAGCGTGTCGATGATGGGGTCGGGCGACGTCGATCTGGGCAAGGGTGCCCAATGCACGATCAGCAAGATGGGATCGGGCCAAGTCAAATGCGGCAGCTGA
- a CDS encoding NRAMP family divalent metal transporter, whose protein sequence is MAEPAESTAPDAESIRGFRAFLKSLGPGLITGAADDDPSGIGTHSQVGAEFGYGLAWTFVLSFPLMVAIQQIAAEIGRVTGAGIARNLRRHYPRPILWGMVTLLLIANIVNLGADLSAMGAALTLLIGGNAALYTLLFGILCIVLEVGLSYARYSSILKWTTLSLLTYVAVVAVAHVPWAHALRSLVVPELQFNMAYATAFVAILGTTISPYLFFWQAGQEIEEQHRHHAKPLCLTAKTAGPELRRIRIDTLTGMAFSTLISLAIVFATAATLHASGVRDITTSAQAAEALRPIAGQFAFVMFAAGVIGTGLLAVPVLAGSAAYAVTEMAGVAGSLDAKPLSARLFYGTIAATTLAGSSLNAVGIDPARALYWAAVVNGVLAGPLMVVMMLIVRNPRAMGRLTVGRGQLLFGWAATVVMIAASALFLWFVAQGVA, encoded by the coding sequence ATGGCCGAACCCGCAGAGTCCACAGCGCCCGATGCAGAATCCATTCGCGGGTTTCGGGCGTTTCTGAAGTCGCTGGGGCCTGGCCTGATTACCGGCGCGGCAGATGACGACCCCAGCGGCATCGGCACGCACAGCCAGGTCGGCGCGGAATTCGGCTATGGTCTGGCCTGGACTTTCGTCCTCAGCTTCCCGCTGATGGTGGCGATTCAGCAAATCGCCGCAGAAATTGGTCGCGTCACGGGTGCCGGCATCGCCCGCAACCTCAGGCGGCATTACCCGCGCCCGATCCTATGGGGCATGGTCACGCTGCTGCTGATTGCGAACATCGTCAATCTGGGGGCCGATCTGAGTGCGATGGGGGCGGCGTTGACGCTGCTCATCGGCGGCAACGCCGCGCTTTACACGCTGCTGTTCGGCATTCTGTGCATCGTGCTGGAAGTGGGGCTCAGTTACGCGCGCTATTCCTCGATCCTCAAATGGACGACGCTGTCGCTCTTAACCTATGTCGCGGTGGTGGCGGTGGCGCATGTGCCGTGGGCGCACGCACTGCGCTCGCTGGTCGTGCCCGAGCTGCAGTTCAACATGGCCTATGCGACCGCGTTCGTCGCGATCCTCGGCACGACGATCAGCCCGTATTTGTTCTTCTGGCAAGCGGGCCAGGAAATCGAGGAGCAGCATCGCCACCACGCCAAGCCGCTGTGCCTGACCGCCAAGACCGCCGGGCCCGAGCTCCGGCGGATCCGGATCGACACGCTCACCGGCATGGCGTTCAGCACGCTGATCTCGCTGGCGATCGTGTTCGCGACGGCGGCGACGCTGCACGCAAGCGGCGTGCGCGACATCACGACATCGGCGCAGGCGGCCGAGGCGCTGCGCCCGATCGCCGGGCAATTCGCCTTCGTGATGTTTGCCGCCGGGGTGATCGGCACGGGGTTGCTGGCGGTGCCGGTGTTGGCGGGTTCGGCCGCCTATGCCGTCACCGAAATGGCCGGGGTGGCGGGCAGTCTCGACGCAAAGCCGCTCTCTGCGCGGTTATTTTATGGGACGATCGCGGCGACCACGCTCGCCGGCTCTTCGCTCAATGCAGTCGGCATCGATCCGGCACGCGCGCTATATTGGGCGGCGGTGGTGAATGGCGTGCTGGCCGGGCCGTTGATGGTGGTGATGATGCTGATCGTGCGCAATCCACGCGCGATGGGGCGGCTGACGGTGGGGCGCGGGCAATTGCTGTTCGGCTGGGCCGCCACCGTAGTGATGATCGCCGCCTCCGCGCTGTTCCTGTGGTTCGTGGCGCAGGGCGTCGCATAA
- a CDS encoding CarD family transcriptional regulator: protein MAAKALSFDVGDYVVYPKHGVGRVIELQRQEIAGMQLELYVLRFEKERMTLRVPTNKAESVGMRKLSSDKTLREALETLTGKPRVKRTMWSRRAQEYEAKINSGDLVSIAEVVRDLFRAEDQPEQSYSERQIFEGATSRLARELAAMEQVDEPTAQEKILDILRKAAAIHNKDKAAA, encoded by the coding sequence ATGGCTGCCAAGGCGCTGTCCTTCGACGTCGGCGATTATGTCGTTTACCCCAAGCACGGCGTCGGCCGTGTGATCGAACTGCAACGGCAGGAAATCGCCGGGATGCAACTCGAACTCTATGTTTTGCGCTTTGAAAAAGAACGCATGACGCTGCGCGTTCCGACCAACAAGGCCGAAAGCGTCGGGATGCGCAAGCTCAGCAGCGACAAGACGCTGCGCGAGGCGCTTGAAACGCTGACCGGCAAGCCGCGTGTGAAGCGCACGATGTGGTCGCGCCGCGCGCAGGAATATGAAGCGAAGATCAATTCGGGCGACCTCGTGTCGATCGCCGAGGTGGTCCGCGACCTGTTCCGCGCCGAGGACCAGCCCGAGCAGAGCTATTCCGAACGGCAGATCTTCGAAGGCGCAACCAGCCGGTTGGCCCGCGAACTCGCCGCGATGGAACAAGTCGACGAGCCGACCGCACAGGAAAAGATCCTCGACATCCTGCGCAAGGCGGCGGCGATCCATAACAAGGACAAGGCCGCAGCCTGA
- the fdxA gene encoding ferredoxin FdxA, which translates to MTYVVTDACIKCKYMDCVEVCPVDCFYEGENMLVINPSECIDCGVCEPECPAEAILPDTESGLEQWLEINTAYSAEWPNVTRNAGQTPADADAFKGVEGKFDKFFSAEPGKGD; encoded by the coding sequence ATGACCTACGTCGTCACCGACGCCTGCATCAAGTGCAAGTATATGGACTGCGTCGAGGTGTGCCCGGTCGATTGCTTCTATGAAGGCGAGAACATGCTGGTGATCAACCCCAGCGAGTGCATCGATTGCGGCGTGTGCGAACCCGAATGCCCGGCCGAAGCGATCCTGCCCGATACCGAAAGCGGGCTTGAGCAATGGCTCGAGATCAACACCGCGTATTCCGCCGAATGGCCCAACGTGACGCGCAACGCGGGCCAGACGCCAGCGGATGCCGATGCGTTCAAGGGCGTCGAGGGCAAGTTCGACAAGTTCTTCTCGGCAGAACCCGGCAAGGGGGATTGA
- a CDS encoding RNA-binding S4 domain-containing protein yields MRLDRFLCCARIVKTRGQAQDMAESGHVRIDGRAVNKAATPVRIGCVIAFATPGGYVRALRIAALPVRRGPSEEARACYDELIENARAPAPSVDAASARA; encoded by the coding sequence ATGCGGCTCGACCGCTTTTTGTGCTGTGCGCGGATCGTGAAGACGCGTGGGCAAGCGCAGGACATGGCGGAAAGCGGGCATGTGCGGATCGACGGGCGCGCGGTGAACAAGGCGGCGACGCCGGTACGGATCGGCTGCGTCATCGCCTTCGCGACCCCCGGCGGATACGTCCGCGCGCTGCGCATCGCCGCACTACCGGTCCGCCGCGGCCCCAGTGAGGAGGCGCGTGCCTGTTATGATGAGCTGATCGAAAATGCGCGCGCACCTGCCCCAAGCGTTGACGCCGCCAGCGCTCGCGCATAG
- a CDS encoding helicase-related protein: MQRHDEHKVTAVLGPTNTGKTHLAVERMCGHSSGMIGFPLRLLAREVYDRVVAIKGANRVALITGEEKIVPKDARWFLCTAESMPLDKDLAFVAVDEAQIGADPERGHVFTDRILRARGREETMLLGSEALRPMLKALVPKIEIINRPRFSTLTYAGAKKISRLPKRSAIVAFSAEEVYAVAEMLRRLRGGAAVVMGALSPRTRNAQVAMFQAGEVDYLVATDAIGMGLNMDVAHVAFASLNKFDGRRQRRLTVAEMAQIAGRAGRHQRDGTFGALVEEGPGAFTPEEVLNIEEHRFPPLEQLYWRQGEPDYSDIAALIDSLESRPAHRMLWAAPQAVDLAVLKRMASEDWVRDRVRSPAMVARLWAACGLPDFRKLGVDPHTRFVERVFRYLSEGNGHVPHEWFAAEIARLDTVAGDVETLAGRIAAARSWAYIANRADWLADPAHWAARASAVEERLSDALHASLTQRFVDKRTTLLMRQIGADPRALPVVIGPAGEVLVEDHPIGRLEGFRFIVAGDARAADKRLLLAAAERRLGDERTRRGVALAEASDADLTLAAEPGAVPTLCWTSLGTHLAVATLGPGPSVLRPRVLLDRALDCLSVEVRARIETRLRDWLAAKLKRALPGLVVLDAVQRDPAALPASRAVAAALVAQGGLVARAELAVAVDGLDSIARKAFRGAGVTIGALDLFDPRVLKPGPAWWRRAVLAARQGGVVTSGAPPGATVLERGAPGATLDQGYRPVGGQAVRVDLIERMARAAHDARGANGRKPFVLDPALALSMGLTRPTLERLMAGFGFRPAAGPDDLPRWTWRGRPPAPVVPPPKDNAFAALATLAGPLGL; encoded by the coding sequence ATGCAGCGCCACGATGAACATAAGGTCACCGCCGTCCTCGGGCCGACCAACACCGGCAAGACGCATTTGGCGGTCGAGCGGATGTGCGGCCATTCGAGCGGCATGATCGGTTTCCCGCTGCGGCTGCTCGCGCGCGAGGTTTATGACCGCGTCGTCGCGATCAAGGGCGCGAATCGCGTAGCGTTGATCACCGGCGAGGAAAAGATCGTCCCGAAGGACGCGCGGTGGTTCCTGTGTACCGCCGAATCGATGCCGCTCGACAAGGATCTCGCCTTCGTCGCGGTCGATGAAGCGCAGATCGGCGCAGACCCGGAGCGCGGCCATGTCTTCACCGACCGCATTTTACGCGCACGCGGGCGCGAGGAAACGATGCTCTTGGGGTCGGAGGCTTTGCGACCGATGCTCAAGGCGCTGGTCCCCAAGATCGAAATCATCAACCGCCCGCGTTTCTCGACCCTCACTTATGCCGGTGCCAAGAAGATCAGCCGCTTGCCCAAGCGCTCGGCGATCGTCGCGTTCAGCGCCGAGGAAGTCTATGCCGTGGCCGAGATGCTGCGGCGGCTGCGCGGTGGCGCGGCGGTGGTGATGGGCGCGCTGTCGCCGCGCACGCGCAACGCCCAAGTCGCGATGTTCCAGGCGGGCGAAGTGGATTATCTGGTCGCCACCGATGCGATCGGCATGGGGCTCAATATGGACGTGGCGCACGTCGCCTTTGCCAGCCTCAACAAGTTCGACGGCCGCCGGCAGCGCCGCCTGACGGTCGCCGAAATGGCGCAGATCGCCGGGCGCGCCGGGCGACACCAGCGCGACGGCACGTTCGGTGCATTGGTCGAGGAAGGGCCGGGCGCGTTCACGCCCGAGGAAGTGCTCAACATCGAGGAGCACCGCTTCCCGCCGCTCGAACAGCTCTACTGGCGGCAGGGCGAGCCCGATTATAGCGACATCGCGGCGCTGATCGACAGTCTGGAGTCGCGCCCGGCGCACCGCATGTTGTGGGCAGCCCCGCAAGCGGTCGATCTCGCCGTCCTGAAGCGGATGGCGAGCGAGGATTGGGTGCGCGATCGTGTACGCTCCCCGGCGATGGTCGCGCGGCTGTGGGCGGCGTGCGGCCTTCCCGATTTCCGCAAGCTGGGCGTCGATCCGCACACCCGCTTCGTCGAACGCGTGTTCCGCTATCTGAGCGAAGGCAATGGGCATGTCCCGCACGAGTGGTTCGCCGCCGAGATTGCGCGGCTCGACACCGTCGCGGGCGATGTCGAGACGCTGGCGGGCCGCATCGCGGCGGCACGGAGCTGGGCCTATATCGCCAACCGCGCCGATTGGCTGGCCGATCCGGCGCATTGGGCGGCGCGGGCGAGTGCGGTCGAGGAACGGCTGTCCGACGCGCTACACGCGAGCCTGACGCAGCGCTTCGTCGACAAGCGCACGACGCTGCTGATGCGGCAGATCGGCGCCGATCCGCGCGCGCTGCCGGTGGTGATCGGGCCGGCGGGCGAGGTGCTGGTCGAGGATCATCCGATCGGGCGGCTCGAAGGGTTTCGCTTCATCGTCGCGGGCGATGCGCGCGCGGCGGACAAGCGTTTGCTGCTCGCTGCCGCCGAGCGCCGGCTGGGCGACGAACGCACGCGGCGCGGGGTGGCCTTGGCTGAAGCGAGCGACGCCGACCTGACGCTGGCGGCCGAGCCGGGCGCGGTGCCGACGCTGTGCTGGACGAGTTTGGGGACGCATTTGGCGGTGGCGACGCTTGGGCCGGGGCCGAGCGTCTTGCGGCCGCGCGTGCTGCTCGATCGCGCGCTCGATTGCCTGAGCGTCGAGGTGCGCGCGCGCATCGAGACGCGGCTGCGCGACTGGCTGGCGGCGAAGCTCAAGCGCGCGCTGCCCGGACTGGTCGTGCTCGACGCCGTGCAGCGCGATCCAGCCGCCCTGCCGGCGTCGCGCGCCGTAGCCGCGGCCTTGGTCGCGCAAGGGGGGTTGGTCGCGCGGGCGGAGCTTGCGGTCGCGGTCGATGGGCTCGACTCGATAGCGCGCAAAGCGTTTCGCGGGGCAGGCGTCACGATCGGCGCGCTCGACCTGTTCGATCCGCGTGTATTGAAGCCCGGTCCTGCGTGGTGGCGGCGGGCCGTGCTGGCGGCGCGGCAGGGCGGCGTGGTGACGAGCGGGGCGCCGCCTGGCGCGACGGTGCTGGAGCGCGGCGCACCGGGGGCGACGCTCGATCAGGGCTATCGCCCGGTCGGCGGGCAGGCAGTGCGGGTCGATCTGATCGAGCGCATGGCCCGCGCGGCGCACGACGCGCGCGGCGCGAACGGGCGCAAGCCATTCGTGCTCGATCCTGCGCTGGCGCTGTCGATGGGGCTGACGCGCCCGACGTTGGAGCGGCTTATGGCGGGGTTCGGCTTCCGCCCCGCAGCTGGCCCCGACGACTTGCCGCGCTGGACCTGGCGCGGGCGGCCCCCGGCCCCCGTCGTGCCGCCGCCCAAGGACAATGCCTTCGCCGCGCTCGCGACATTGGCGGGGCCGCTTGGGTTATAG